A window from Geothermobacter ehrlichii encodes these proteins:
- the rlmB gene encoding 23S rRNA (guanosine(2251)-2'-O)-methyltransferase RlmB has protein sequence MADLVCGINPVREALSGGMRRALRLLVAEGGKNRRIEPLLRLAEERGVSVGRRPRGELDRLCGGLRHQDVVLLLEPFRYCPFEDLLDRWRASGRHAFFLLLDGVTDPHNLGAIARSAEVAGCHGLILPRDRSCPVTAVAERAAAGALNHLPVCRVTNLARTMDELRRQGIWLYGLAGEDEAVNLFEVDLGGDVALVVGAEGRGLRPNIRGRCDRLLAIPMFGRVSSLNASVAAGIALFEVVRQKFRDG, from the coding sequence ATGGCTGACCTGGTCTGCGGCATCAACCCGGTCCGCGAGGCCCTGTCCGGCGGCATGCGCCGGGCCCTTCGGCTGCTGGTGGCCGAAGGTGGGAAGAATCGCCGAATCGAACCGTTGCTGCGGCTGGCCGAAGAGCGGGGCGTGTCGGTCGGCCGGCGTCCGCGCGGTGAGCTCGACCGGCTGTGCGGCGGCCTGCGGCACCAGGACGTGGTGCTGCTGCTCGAACCCTTCCGCTACTGTCCATTCGAAGACCTGCTCGACCGCTGGCGGGCAAGCGGCCGCCATGCGTTCTTTCTGTTGCTCGACGGTGTCACCGATCCACACAATCTCGGCGCCATCGCTCGCAGTGCCGAGGTGGCCGGCTGTCACGGGCTGATTCTGCCTCGGGACCGCTCATGTCCGGTCACGGCCGTCGCCGAACGGGCCGCCGCCGGCGCCCTCAACCACCTGCCGGTCTGCCGGGTCACCAATCTGGCGCGTACCATGGACGAGCTGCGGCGCCAGGGGATCTGGCTTTACGGCCTGGCGGGGGAAGACGAGGCGGTCAATCTTTTCGAGGTCGATCTGGGCGGGGATGTCGCCCTGGTGGTCGGTGCCGAGGGGCGGGGGCTGCGCCCCAACATCCGCGGCCGCTGTGACCGGCTGCTGGCCATCCCCATGTTCGGCCGGGTCTCCTCCCTGAACGCCTCCGTCGCCGCCGGCATTGCCCTGTTCGAAGTGGTCCGGCAAAAATTCAGGGACGGGTGA
- the pyrF gene encoding orotidine-5'-phosphate decarboxylase — MKENASRHLAFAMDVDSFDEAEKWVKLLRGKVGLFKVGKQLFTRCGPDVVRMIRAEGGEVFLDLKYHDIPNTVAKAAVEACRLGVRMFNVHALGGGEMMRATSTAVREVCEREGIERPVVLAVTILTSSTDETLRQIGIDRPVTEMVPRLAALARDAGLDGVVASPREVGLIRSACGPEFRIVTPGVRPAFAAANDQKRVTTPAEAIRAGADYLVVGRPISAADDPVDAAARILAEIEEALSSSADG; from the coding sequence ATGAAAGAGAACGCCAGCCGGCACCTGGCCTTCGCCATGGATGTCGATTCTTTTGACGAGGCTGAAAAATGGGTCAAGCTGCTCAGGGGCAAGGTCGGTCTGTTCAAGGTCGGCAAGCAGCTTTTCACGCGCTGCGGACCGGACGTGGTGCGAATGATCCGGGCCGAGGGCGGGGAGGTCTTTCTCGACCTGAAGTACCACGACATTCCGAACACGGTGGCGAAGGCGGCGGTCGAGGCCTGTCGGCTTGGGGTGCGGATGTTCAACGTCCACGCCCTCGGCGGCGGCGAGATGATGCGGGCGACGTCGACGGCGGTGCGCGAAGTCTGTGAGCGGGAAGGGATCGAGCGCCCCGTGGTGCTGGCAGTGACCATCCTCACCTCGTCCACCGACGAGACCCTGCGCCAGATCGGCATCGACCGGCCGGTGACCGAGATGGTCCCCCGGCTGGCCGCCCTGGCCAGGGACGCTGGCCTGGACGGTGTGGTCGCCTCGCCGCGCGAGGTCGGCCTGATCCGTTCGGCCTGCGGTCCGGAGTTTCGTATCGTGACCCCGGGGGTCCGGCCGGCCTTTGCCGCCGCCAACGACCAGAAGCGGGTGACGACGCCGGCTGAGGCGATCCGGGCCGGGGCCGATTACCTGGTGGTCGGCCGTCCCATTTCCGCCGCCGACGACCCGGTGGATGCGGCCGCGCGGATTCTGGCCGAGATCGAGGAGGCGCTTTCGTCGTCCGCCGATGGCTGA
- a CDS encoding DUF4388 domain-containing protein, with the protein MSGLTVSSHGRINLPASAVRQLRNRTLEVASCSGGHLLLTVRGEDNVCLAGTLGEITLPDLLSFFNMFRKTGILRFALLGGEKALYFREGEVVSATSTFPEEDLGEILFTLGKVDRETLDRARQFATSKSPIGKILVERQVVTAKDLWQALRCQVETIVYDLFTFSEGSFSFAARSFDEEQIVTLAMNTQNLIMEGLRRIDERGLFMEVIGSLDHCPVATGEGGGELSPAEQRLLERIGQGAAAEAREILRQSGLGEFDGLKVLFQLIEKKRVRMERPPQVEVEGRTGELIRIYNAALVAIHARVIRYSPRFAFEVQHFLRDLPPPYSYVFKDVTLRQDGSLDAGRLAANLAGLGEDDRDRLLAEALNELLYMETMVARRDLPGEDSAELVSRVQEIARRVRELVGRNG; encoded by the coding sequence ATGTCCGGACTGACCGTCAGCAGCCATGGGCGCATCAACCTGCCGGCCAGCGCCGTCCGCCAGCTGCGCAACCGGACGCTGGAGGTGGCGTCCTGTTCCGGTGGCCACCTGTTGTTGACGGTCCGGGGGGAAGACAACGTCTGCCTGGCGGGTACGCTGGGCGAAATCACCCTGCCCGACCTGCTCTCCTTCTTCAACATGTTCCGCAAGACCGGCATTCTGCGCTTTGCCCTGCTGGGCGGCGAGAAGGCCCTCTATTTCAGGGAAGGAGAGGTCGTCAGCGCCACCAGCACCTTTCCGGAAGAGGACCTCGGCGAGATCCTCTTCACCCTGGGCAAGGTCGACCGGGAAACCCTCGACCGGGCCCGGCAGTTCGCTACCAGCAAGAGTCCCATCGGCAAGATCCTGGTCGAGCGGCAGGTGGTGACGGCCAAGGATCTGTGGCAGGCCCTGCGCTGCCAGGTTGAAACCATCGTCTATGATCTGTTCACCTTCAGTGAGGGAAGTTTCTCCTTTGCCGCCCGTTCCTTCGACGAGGAGCAGATCGTTACCCTCGCCATGAACACCCAGAACCTGATCATGGAGGGACTGCGGCGCATCGACGAGCGTGGTTTGTTCATGGAGGTGATTGGCTCGCTCGATCACTGCCCGGTGGCGACGGGGGAGGGCGGCGGGGAGCTTTCCCCGGCCGAGCAGCGGCTGCTCGAGCGTATCGGGCAGGGGGCTGCCGCCGAGGCGAGGGAGATCCTGCGGCAGTCGGGGCTGGGGGAGTTCGACGGGCTCAAGGTTCTGTTCCAGCTGATCGAGAAGAAGCGGGTGCGCATGGAGCGGCCGCCGCAGGTTGAGGTCGAGGGGCGGACCGGCGAACTGATCCGGATCTACAACGCGGCCCTGGTTGCCATCCACGCCCGCGTCATCAGGTACAGCCCGCGCTTCGCCTTCGAGGTCCAGCACTTTTTGCGTGATCTTCCCCCGCCCTACTCCTACGTGTTCAAGGATGTGACCCTGCGGCAGGACGGCTCCCTCGACGCCGGCAGGCTGGCGGCCAATCTGGCCGGGCTGGGAGAGGACGACCGCGACCGGCTGCTGGCGGAGGCTCTCAACGAACTGCTTTACATGGAAACCATGGTGGCGCGGCGCGATCTGCCCGGCGAGGATTCGGCCGAGTTGGTCTCGCGGGTGCAGGAGATCGCCCGTCGCGTCCGGGAACTGGTAGGGAGGAACGGATGA